A genomic segment from Acipenser ruthenus chromosome 5, fAciRut3.2 maternal haplotype, whole genome shotgun sequence encodes:
- the LOC117403303 gene encoding collagen alpha-1(X) chain-like has product MELHVTRVLLLLLSLSAAHGGGYYGKKSDTKGPQYQPYNVKSQALPMMGEPGPPGEPGERGPAGHPGPPGKAGYGMPGVQGPPGPPGPQGYSAAGKPGSPGTPGKPGEPGFPGEKGQTGTQGHQGPRGVPGPPGIPGPAGLSSPGKLGPQGMPGAPGSQGMPGIKGHQGPPGMQGPKGEHGYGAPGAQGERGPEGPAGQAGRPGTPGVGKPGTPGYPGEPGKQGTPGLNGSPGPMGMPGQKGPAGSPGPMSIGKPGENGAPGMPGPTGPKGPPGPAGESGNPGLPGYGKSGLPGLKGDRGASGVPGVPGLKGEQGSAGHSGEPGRPGPSGLPGPQGQRGFSGETGQAGPKGEAGQMGEPGPIGFKGAQGSQGFEGKPGYPGPPGPVGSRGIPGPSGVKGDTGTAGSPGLPGQPGSPGSKGNAGQPGEPGSRGQDGIPGSRGPSGPPGSAGAPGLKGHPGTPGQAGPAGITAKGVPGPMGPPGFPGARGSDGRPGTPGLPGPPGPAGEMMYQKSIKSAQMQMAPISAFSALLSKAYPHSQTPIQFDNTLYNGQQHYNPSTGIFTCRIPGIYYFAYHVHVKGSNVLVALYKNGSPVMYTYDEYKKSYLDQASGSGVLYLQEGDQVWVQIPDDDSTGVYASDNIHCSFSGFLIGST; this is encoded by the exons ATGGAGCTACACGTTACAAGAGTCCTTCTGCTTCTGCTTTCCTTGAGTGCGGCGCACGGGGGAGGATACTATGGCAAGAAGTCTGACACCAAGGGGCCTCAGTACCAACCATACAACGTGAAGAGTCAAG cgCTACCAATGATGGGAGAACCGGGCCCCCCCGGTGAACCAGGAGAGCGAGGCCCTGCTGGTCATCCGGGGCCTCCAGGCAAGGCCGGCTATGGGATGCCAGGAGTACAAGGCCCTCCTGGGCCACCAGGACCACAGGGATACTCTGCTGCAGGAAAGCCAGGCTCTCCGGGTACGCCAGGCAAACCTGGCGAACCAGGCTTCCCTGGGGAAAAAGGACAAACCGGAACCCAGGGACATCAAGGGCCCAGGGGGGTCCCAGGACCTCCTGGGATTCCTGGACCTGCTGGCCTCTCTTCTCCAGGAAAGCTGGGGCCACAAGGCATGCCAGGTGCACCAGGCTCACAAGGGATGCCAGGAATAAAGGGACATCAGGGTCCTCCAGGCATGCAAGGCCCAAAAGGAGAGCATGGATATGGAGCACCAGGGGCTCAAGGAGAGAGAGGTCCTGAAGGGCCAGCAGGCCAAGCTGGGAGGCCAGGGACCCCTGGTGTGGGTAAACCTGGTACACCTGGGTATCCAGGGGAGCCAGGGAAGCAAGGAACGCCTGGTTTGAATGGGTCCCCTGGACCCATGGGCATGCCAGGTCAAAAGGGCCCTGCTGGGTCACCTGGGCCAATGAGCATAGGAAAGCCGGGAGAAAATGGTGCCCCAGGTATGCCTGGTCCAACTGGGCCAAAAGGTCCACCTGGACCTGCAGGGGAGAGTGGGAATCCAGGGCTTCCAGGTTATGGTAAATCAGGCCTGCCTGGGCTTAAAGGGGACAGAGGGGCATCAGGTGTGCCAGGTGTACCTGGTCTTAAAGGAGAACAGGGGTCAGCTGGGCACTCAGGGGAACCAGGGCGCCCTGGGCCATCAGGTCTACCAGGGCCTCAGGGCCAAAGAGGGTTTTCTGGAGAAACTGGACAGGCAGGACCAAAAGGTGAAGCTGGTCAAATGGGAGAACCAGGGCCGATAGGTTTTAAAGGCGCTCAGGGTTCACAAGGCTTTGAAGGGAAACCAGGATACCCAGGACCACCTGGCCCTGTGGGTTCCAGGGGAATCCCGGGACCATCAGGTGTGAAGGGTGACACAGGAACAGCAGGTTCTCCTGGTCTCCCAGGGCAACCAGGCAGCCCAGGGTCTAAAGGCAATGCAGGCCAACCCGGCGAACCAGGATCAAGGGGACAAGATGGAATACCCGGCTCAAGAGGTCCCAGCGGTCCACCAGGGTCTGCAGGTGCACCTGGCTTAAAGGGGCATCCTGGTACTCCCGGGCAAGCAGGGCCTGCTGGTATCACAGCTAAAGGAGTGCCAGGTCCAATGGGTCCCCCTGGGTTTCCCGGCGCAAGAGGATCAGATGGTCGCCCCGGAACTCCTGGTCTTCCAGGACCACCCGGCCCCGCAGGAGAGATGATGTATCAGAAGAGTATAAAATCTGCACAAATGCAAATGGCTCCCATATCTGCTTTCAGTGCCCTGCTTAGCAAGGCCTACCCACATTCCCAAACTCCCATTCAGTTTGACAACACCCTATATAATGGACAGCAACACTACAACCCTTCCACTGGAATCTTCACATGTCGCATACCAGGAATCTACTATTTTGCATACCATGTGCATGTTAAGGGGTCAAATGTTTTGGTTGCGCTGTATAAAAATGGCTCCCCGGTAATGTACACCTACGATGAATATAAGAAAAGCTATCTGGATCAAGCCTCGGGAAGTGGTGTCCTCTACCTTCAGGAAGGCGACCAGGTGTGGGTTCAGATTCCGGACGATGATTCCACCGGTGTCTATGCCTCCGATAACATTCACTGCTCCTTCAGTGGATTCCTCATTGGCTCTACGTGA